From one Chryseobacterium sp. 3008163 genomic stretch:
- the trxB gene encoding thioredoxin-disulfide reductase has product MEENILDCVIVGSGPSGFTAAIYAARADLKPQLYTGLEPGGQLTTTTEVDNFPGYPAGITGPEMMMDLQKQAERFDTKVLYEMITKAEFSKEVGGVHKLYAGNKEIFAKTVIISTGATAKYLGLDDEKKYNGGGVSACATCDGFFYRGKDVVVVGAGDTAAEEATYLAKLVNKVTMLVRKGEFRASKAMIHRVENTPNIEVKFHHELIGIEGENNLVERAVVINNQTQEKSTVDVHGIFIAIGHKPNTDIFAGQIDLDENGYIATEKGSTRTNLPGVFAAGDVQDHIYRQAITAAGSGCMAAMDAEKYLAELH; this is encoded by the coding sequence ATGGAAGAAAATATTTTAGATTGTGTGATCGTAGGATCTGGACCTTCTGGTTTTACAGCAGCAATTTATGCAGCAAGAGCAGACCTTAAACCACAATTATATACAGGTTTGGAACCGGGTGGACAATTGACGACAACGACTGAAGTTGATAATTTCCCTGGTTACCCTGCAGGAATTACCGGCCCTGAAATGATGATGGATCTGCAAAAACAAGCTGAAAGGTTTGATACAAAAGTTCTTTACGAAATGATTACCAAAGCCGAATTTTCTAAAGAGGTTGGTGGTGTTCATAAACTATATGCAGGAAATAAAGAGATTTTTGCTAAAACTGTGATTATTTCTACAGGTGCTACTGCAAAATATTTAGGTTTAGACGACGAAAAAAAATACAATGGAGGTGGAGTTTCAGCATGTGCAACCTGCGACGGATTTTTCTACAGAGGAAAAGATGTAGTCGTAGTAGGAGCGGGCGATACCGCAGCTGAAGAGGCAACTTATCTTGCGAAATTGGTGAATAAAGTAACAATGTTAGTGAGAAAAGGTGAATTCAGAGCTTCAAAAGCAATGATTCACAGAGTTGAAAATACACCGAATATTGAAGTAAAATTTCACCATGAATTGATTGGAATTGAAGGGGAAAATAATTTGGTGGAAAGAGCAGTTGTGATCAACAATCAAACTCAGGAAAAATCTACAGTTGATGTACACGGGATTTTCATCGCTATTGGTCATAAGCCAAACACTGATATTTTCGCTGGCCAAATTGATTTAGATGAAAACGGATATATCGCAACTGAAAAAGGTTCTACAAGAACTAATCTTCCGGGAGTTTTTGCGGCAGGAGACGTTCAGGATCATATCTACAGACAAGCAATTACAGCGGCAGGAAGCGGTTGTATGGCAGCCATGGATGCGGAAAAGTATTTGGCAGAATTACATTAA
- a CDS encoding type I restriction enzyme HsdR N-terminal domain-containing protein, which yields MELPKLNFQETFDFKFKKDKDKFFIYDLVRKTYLLLTPEEWVRQHWIHYYLTVKSYSVSALITEKKIVLNGLTKRIDLLVTEKAQPKILIECKAPQIKLTEKTFEQTARYNSIIGASEIVLTNGLQHINAYYENGEYQFYRAD from the coding sequence ATGGAACTTCCCAAACTGAATTTTCAGGAAACTTTTGATTTTAAATTCAAGAAAGACAAAGATAAGTTTTTTATCTATGACTTGGTACGCAAAACTTACCTTTTGCTGACGCCTGAAGAGTGGGTTCGGCAGCATTGGATTCATTATTATCTCACAGTAAAATCTTATTCTGTATCTGCTTTGATTACAGAAAAAAAGATTGTTCTCAATGGTTTAACGAAAAGAATTGACCTTTTGGTTACCGAAAAAGCACAGCCTAAAATTCTGATTGAATGTAAAGCTCCGCAAATTAAACTCACTGAAAAAACTTTCGAACAAACTGCAAGATACAATTCCATTATTGGTGCTTCTGAAATTGTTTTAACGAATGGTTTGCAGCATATCAATGCGTATTATGAGAATGGAGAATATCAGTTTTATAGAGCGGATTAA
- a CDS encoding dienelactone hydrolase family protein — translation MIKSIFITATLLASATVFSQNLKKVSYQDGTQKLNGLVTSNAGKKLPGVLILPAWKGIDDEAKTAAADLEKQGYIAFIADIYGEGNIPADNTSAGKTAGFYKKDYAAYQKRISLALEQLKKNGAIPEKIAVIGYCFGGTGALESARGKLPVVGVVSIHGSIGKDQSRPNEAISTKILVENPAEDKGVTPEDYNNLIKEMNDGKADWQIITYANSKHTFTDPKSADYNPVMAKRAWNHTLMFLKEILK, via the coding sequence ATGATAAAATCAATCTTCATCACCGCAACTTTGCTTGCTTCAGCAACAGTTTTCAGTCAGAATCTGAAAAAAGTTTCTTATCAAGACGGCACTCAAAAACTAAACGGCTTGGTCACTTCAAATGCCGGAAAAAAACTTCCCGGAGTTCTCATACTTCCCGCATGGAAAGGAATTGACGATGAAGCAAAAACTGCAGCCGCAGATTTAGAAAAACAAGGTTATATTGCATTTATCGCCGACATTTATGGTGAAGGAAATATTCCTGCAGACAATACCTCTGCCGGAAAAACTGCAGGATTTTACAAAAAAGATTACGCAGCCTACCAAAAGAGAATTTCTCTTGCATTGGAACAACTGAAAAAAAACGGAGCCATTCCTGAAAAAATTGCCGTCATCGGATATTGTTTTGGCGGAACCGGAGCTTTAGAATCTGCGAGAGGAAAATTGCCTGTTGTGGGCGTAGTTTCCATTCACGGAAGCATTGGAAAAGATCAGTCGAGACCGAATGAAGCTATTTCAACTAAAATTTTAGTAGAAAACCCTGCGGAGGATAAAGGAGTAACTCCAGAAGATTATAACAACCTGATAAAAGAAATGAATGATGGAAAAGCAGATTGGCAAATCATTACTTACGCCAACTCAAAACACACTTTTACTGACCCAAAATCTGCAGATTACAATCCCGTGATGGCAAAAAGAGCCTGGAATCACACGCTGATGTTTTTGAAAGAAATTTTGAAGTAA
- a CDS encoding cupin domain-containing protein produces the protein MKKYKIQKSPFVVPTNDGKLIEEHWGNSTQNPNISIAHMVAPPDWSEPHQTPEFDEFTIIISGKKQFEIDGENVILEKGQSILIEKGARVRYSNPFSEPCEYIAICLPAFSMELVNREQEII, from the coding sequence ATGAAAAAATATAAAATTCAGAAATCACCTTTTGTAGTTCCTACAAACGACGGAAAATTGATAGAAGAACACTGGGGAAACTCAACCCAGAACCCAAATATTTCAATTGCACACATGGTTGCTCCGCCAGATTGGAGCGAGCCTCATCAAACTCCTGAATTTGATGAATTTACCATTATTATTTCAGGTAAAAAGCAATTTGAAATTGATGGAGAAAATGTTATTTTAGAAAAAGGACAAAGTATTTTAATTGAAAAAGGGGCAAGAGTACGTTACAGCAATCCGTTCTCAGAACCGTGCGAGTATATTGCGATCTGCCTCCCTGCATTTTCGATGGAATTAGTGAATAGAGAACAAGAAATAATTTAA
- a CDS encoding GNAT family N-acetyltransferase — protein sequence MNFSIQPVLENEKYQLIPLQQGDFELLYEVASNPKVWEQHPNKDRYKREVFENFFKGAMESQGAFKIVEKSTGDILGSTRFYDFDESKNSIFIGYTFYGTNSWGKGINPQIKKLMMDYVFQFVDKVYFHIGKENFRSQIALERLGGQKIAEEEVAYFGEPTRTNFVYEIKKENHF from the coding sequence ATGAATTTTTCTATTCAACCTGTTTTAGAAAACGAAAAATATCAATTAATCCCCTTACAGCAAGGGGATTTTGAATTGTTGTATGAAGTGGCTTCCAATCCAAAAGTCTGGGAGCAACATCCGAATAAAGACCGTTATAAAAGAGAAGTCTTTGAAAACTTTTTTAAAGGTGCGATGGAAAGTCAGGGCGCTTTTAAAATTGTAGAAAAATCTACCGGAGATATTCTAGGAAGTACTCGTTTTTATGATTTTGATGAATCCAAAAACAGCATTTTCATTGGCTACACTTTCTACGGAACCAATTCTTGGGGGAAAGGCATCAATCCACAGATTAAAAAGCTGATGATGGATTATGTTTTTCAGTTTGTAGATAAAGTGTATTTCCATATCGGAAAAGAAAATTTCCGTTCGCAAATTGCTTTAGAAAGATTGGGCGGACAAAAGATTGCTGAAGAAGAAGTGGCTTATTTTGGTGAACCGACGAGAACTAATTTTGTGTACGAAATCAAAAAAGAAAATCATTTTTAA
- a CDS encoding DUF2911 domain-containing protein — protein MKKLLFAVCISASMFSFAQDYSVPAASPRQKVEQQFSMSKISVDYGRPGVKGRKIFGELVPYGQVWRAGANSSTKITFGQSVNFGGKVVSAGTYGLFIVPTEKDWKVILNKDFQQWGAYTYDPKQDVVDVTVPVNKLTDKQEWFEITLNPTDENSGNLVIKWDMAQAEVALKPAKPEAVTKIAEKLKEIKKIESDAAKAKS, from the coding sequence GTGAAAAAGTTATTATTTGCAGTTTGCATATCAGCTTCGATGTTCAGTTTTGCACAAGATTATTCTGTACCGGCAGCAAGTCCTCGTCAGAAAGTAGAACAGCAGTTTTCTATGTCTAAAATCTCTGTAGACTACGGAAGACCAGGCGTGAAAGGAAGAAAAATTTTCGGAGAATTGGTTCCTTACGGACAAGTTTGGAGAGCGGGTGCCAACTCATCTACAAAAATTACATTCGGGCAGTCTGTGAATTTTGGTGGAAAAGTAGTTTCTGCAGGAACTTACGGTTTGTTCATCGTACCAACAGAAAAAGATTGGAAAGTGATTTTAAATAAAGATTTCCAGCAATGGGGAGCTTACACTTACGATCCAAAACAAGATGTTGTAGACGTTACAGTTCCGGTTAATAAATTGACTGATAAACAAGAGTGGTTTGAAATTACATTAAACCCAACTGACGAAAACTCAGGGAATTTGGTAATTAAATGGGATATGGCTCAGGCTGAGGTAGCTTTAAAACCTGCAAAACCTGAAGCAGTAACCAAGATTGCTGAGAAATTGAAGGAAATCAAAAAGATAGAATCTGACGCTGCAAAAGCAAAAAGCTAA
- a CDS encoding ATP-binding cassette domain-containing protein, with protein sequence MTKHQHRVNEVYHFFDNKDTVLGFRKLLDCAIDTQNMEIYKEAINLTDWKETNSHAISEFIEKSKILLEKIEKIQVQEHSAEKPVLCAKNILKSYGSNRFSLGPVSMEINKGQVYGLVGENGNGKTTLLRILAKEISFNEGELNYSFNSEPKNEYDLCTKLVYIPQRTEKWYGSLKDNLKFVLSNYNVKPEENEIRTLMMIARLGLWNYKHLKWNELSSGYKMRFELARTLLRKPEILLLDEPLANLDVLAQQVILEDLKSIANSVNHPIALILSSQQLYEVEKVSDKVIFLKNGQYKDNSELKDTENASLIIEIDTTNSREHLLEVFKDFALEKLNFNGGVYVAYFSAETEFHNVITALGQAKTDLVYIRNISSSTRRFFVN encoded by the coding sequence ATGACGAAACATCAACATCGTGTGAACGAGGTTTATCATTTCTTTGATAATAAAGATACTGTATTAGGTTTTAGAAAACTGCTCGACTGCGCTATCGATACGCAGAACATGGAAATCTATAAAGAAGCCATCAACCTGACAGACTGGAAAGAAACAAATAGCCACGCAATAAGCGAGTTTATTGAAAAGTCTAAAATTCTTCTTGAGAAAATTGAAAAAATTCAAGTGCAGGAACATTCGGCTGAGAAACCTGTGCTTTGTGCAAAAAATATTTTGAAATCTTACGGCAGCAACAGATTTTCTCTCGGTCCGGTTTCTATGGAAATCAATAAGGGCCAAGTCTACGGTTTGGTAGGAGAGAACGGAAACGGGAAAACGACACTTCTGCGAATTTTAGCCAAAGAAATTTCTTTTAATGAAGGGGAACTCAATTATTCTTTCAATTCTGAGCCGAAAAATGAATATGACCTTTGCACAAAACTGGTGTACATCCCGCAACGTACTGAAAAATGGTATGGAAGTTTGAAAGATAACTTGAAATTCGTTTTGTCAAATTACAACGTTAAACCCGAAGAAAATGAAATACGAACGTTGATGATGATCGCCAGATTGGGGCTTTGGAATTACAAACATTTGAAATGGAACGAGCTTTCTTCCGGTTACAAAATGCGTTTTGAATTAGCCCGAACCCTTTTAAGAAAACCTGAAATTCTTTTATTGGATGAGCCTTTAGCCAACCTTGATGTCTTGGCTCAGCAGGTTATTCTGGAAGATTTAAAATCAATTGCCAACTCTGTTAATCACCCGATTGCTTTGATTTTAAGCTCGCAGCAATTATATGAAGTCGAAAAGGTTTCAGATAAAGTTATCTTCCTGAAAAACGGTCAGTACAAAGACAATTCTGAATTGAAAGACACTGAAAATGCAAGTTTGATTATAGAAATTGACACCACCAATTCAAGAGAACATCTGCTTGAAGTTTTTAAAGATTTTGCTCTAGAAAAACTGAATTTTAATGGTGGAGTTTATGTTGCCTATTTCTCAGCTGAAACTGAATTTCATAATGTCATCACAGCTTTAGGACAAGCGAAAACAGATTTGGTTTACATTAGGAATATCTCATCTTCTACGAGAAGATTTTTCGTTAATTAA